In a single window of the Magnolia sinica isolate HGM2019 chromosome 7, MsV1, whole genome shotgun sequence genome:
- the LOC131251923 gene encoding putative disease resistance protein RGA3: MICLEKLKDVAYDVDDILDEWRTEALRSQADRGDRGGCFNKTNVRKFLSLLSCFNYIQLRHDVGNKINDAWRRLDDLAKEVTSLGLRVDSGERERADGEVRRHEFRDREMGSQVDKSSIVGREHEKDEIIRLLTKGRSREVKEVPVVISIVGVGGLGKTTLAQLAYNDEEVKGHFNMRMWVCVSEDFDVSRITKSMIESATGSTCGLLDLAPLQDRLGGMLHESRFLLVLNDIWSNDGEIWDKLRLPFQAGALGSRNVVTTRREDVAWAMANTHMLRLGVLPNEHCWSLFSRRAFAHRSIEERSELEEIGWGIVKKCGGLPLAAKTIGSAMCSRRTRSKWELVLENEAWKLVYILEGILPASLLSYYDLPPAQKHCFTYFSIFPKDWVIEKDVIVKL; encoded by the coding sequence ATGATTTGTTTGGAGAAGCTCAAAGACGTAGCCTACGACGTCGATGACATACTAGACGAGTGGAGGACAGAAGCTCTCAGATCACAAGCCGATCGAGGCGACAGAGGAGGCTGTTTCAATAAGACAAATGTAAGAAAATTCCTCTCGCTTCTTTCTTGCTTCAACTATATTCAGTTACGCCACGATGTTGGGAATAAGATAAACGATGCGTGGAGACGATTAGATGATCTCGCTAAAGAAGTGACTAGTTTGGGCCTGAGAGTAGATAGTGGCGAGAGGGAGAGAGCAGACGGCGAAGTGAGAAGGCATGAATTCAGAGATAGAGAAATGGGCTCCCAAGTAGATAAATCCTCCATTGTTGGCAGAGAACATGAAAAAGATGAAATCATCAGGTTGCTGACAAAGGGGAGATCAAGAGAGGTAAAAGAGGTGCCTGTCGTTATTTCCATCGTTGGTGTAGGGGGCTTAGGCAAGACCACGCTCGCCCAGCTCGCCTACAACGATGAGGAAGTGAAGGGGCATTTCAATATGAGAATGTGGGTCTGTGTTTCAGAGGATTTTGATGTGAGCCGGATTACAAAATCAATGATAGAGTCTGCAACCGGGTCTACTTGTGGGCTGCTAGATTTAGCCCCATTGCAAGATCGCCTCGGTGGTATGTTGCACGAAAGCCGATTCTTGCTTGTGCTTAATGATATTTGGAGCAATGATGGTGAGATTTGGGATAAACTGAGACTTCCTTTCCAAGCTGGTGCATTGGGGAGTCGAAACGTTGTAACCACTCGTAGAGAAGATGTTGCATGGGCGATGGCAAACACCCACATGCTAAGATTGGGTGTTTTACCCAACGAGCATTGCTGGTCATTGTTCAGTCGTCGAGCTTTTGCACATCGGAGCATCGAAGAGCGTTCTGAGTTGGAAGAGATTGGATGGGGAATTGTAAAGAAATGCGGCGGTCTGCCTCTGGCAGCGAAGACAATAGGGAGTGCCATGTGCTCGAGAAGGACAAGAAGCAAGTGGGAGCTTGTCTTGGAAAATGAAGCATGGAAGTTAGTTTACATCTTGGAAGGAATTTTACCAGCTTCGTTACTCAGCTACTATGACTTGCCTCCTGCTCAGAAGCACTGCTTCACCTATTTCTCTATCTTTCCGAAAGATTGGGTGATAGAGAAGGATGTGATAGTCAAGCTATGA
- the LOC131251928 gene encoding putative disease resistance protein RGA3, which yields MVDAIVSTALQKLPSILQNELSLLTGLQGELEKLSATFATIQAMLEDAESRRVNERSVTIWLEKLKDLACYIDDILDEWGTEAFIPKDSEDDDSGSLFGKKKVSNFLFLPFSCFSHSVLRHRIGNRIKDVRERLDEIAKEASQLHLRVDSGERERADIKVRQHETRERETSSQVDDSAIIGREHEKNEIIELLLRESSQEGNGVTVISIIGMGGLGKMTLAQLAYNDEKEHFDMRMWVCISEDFDVKRITESVLKSAIGTGCESLDLDQLQCHLRELLQGKRFLLVLDDIWNEDSEKWDKLRLPFQNGGRGSRVIITTRSENVSSAIGNTQMHKLQVLSNDDCWLLFSQRALTDRSINECLELEKIGRKIVKKCGGVPLAAKTIGSTMRSKRTRRE from the coding sequence ATGGTGGATGCAATAGTCTCAACTGCACTGCAGAAGCTCCCCTCCATCCTTCAAAATGAGCTGTCTTTGCTAACAGGCCTCCAAGGCGAGCTCGAAAAGCTTTCCGCCACATTCGCCACAATCCAAGCCATGCTTGAAGATGCTGAGAGCCGGCGGGTGAATGAAAGATCAGTGACAATCTGGTTAGAGAAACTCAAAGACTTGGCCTGCTACATCGACGACATCTTAGACGAGTGGGGGACGGAAGCTTTCATACCAAAAGACAGTGAAGACGATGACAGCGGATCTCTTTTCGGCAAGAAAAAGGTAAGCAATTTCCTCTTCTTGCCTTTTTCTTGCTTCAGTCACAGCGTATTACGCCACAGAATTGGGAATAGGATAAAGGATGTGAGGGAGAGACTAGATGAGATTGCTAAAGAAGCGAGTCAGCTGCATCTTCGAGTAGAtagtggagagagggagagagcagATATCAAGGTGCGGCAGCATGAAACAAGAGAGCGAGAAACAAGTTCCCAAGTTGATGATTCGGCGATAATAGGCAGAGAACATGAGAAAAATGAAATAATAGAATTGCTGCTGAGAGAGAGTAGTCAAGAGGGAAACGGAGTGACTGTCATTTCTATCATTGGCATGGGCGGTTTGGGCAAGATGACTCTTGCTCAGCTTGCTTACAATGATGAGAAGGAGCATTTCGACATGAGAATGTGGGTGTGCATTTCGGAGGATTTCGATGTGAAACGGATCACAGAATCAGTTCTCAAGTCTGCAATTGGGACTGGTTGTGAATCATTAGACTTGGACCAGTTGCAATGCCACCTTCGTGAACTGTTGCAAGGAAAGCGGTTCTTGCTTGTGCTCGACGACATTTGGAATGAGGATAGTGAGAAGTGGGACAAACTGAGACTTCCCTTTCAAAATGGAGGACGAGGGAGTCGAGTCATCATCACCACTCGTAGTGAAAATGTTTCATCGGCGATAGGCAACACCCAAATGCACAAATTGCAGGTTTTATCAAATGATGATTGTTGGTTATTGTTCAGCCAAAGAGCTCTTACAGATCGGAGTATCAATGAGTGTTTGGAATTGGAAAAGATTGGAAGGAAAATTGTAAAGAAATGTGGAGGTGTGCCTCTTGCAGCAAAGACAATAGGCAGCACCATGCGCTCTAAAAGGACTCGGAGGGAGTAG